CCGTGTCTGCATAGTAGTAACCGCCTCCGGCTACCGAGTTATCAAAAGTACCAGGTCCCTCCGGCTTTTCAAATTCACCATTAATCAATGCCACTGGTGATGAACAAGCATTTGGAGGATTAAGTGGATACACGTCAATCGCATTCTTCGGCTCATCAGGCATATCTAGATTGTCGCCCGTAACAGTTGCTACATTTTCGATGCTCTTACCGGCTTGACCCGAAGTGACCTTCACTTGAAAAGTGATACGATGCCACTCAGTGTCGGTTACATCGCCAATCGTTCCGGTTACTGTAGAATCGACAAAATCGCCTTGATCATTATCTCGATCATCACTGACCGGTTGCCCCTCCACTGTCAGTGTACCCGGAACATATTCCAAGCCTTCCGGAATCGTATCCGAGATAACCATGTTTCGAATCAGACTTTCGGAGATCGTATTTCGACTCTGAATCGTGTATAGCAGCGTATCTCCCACTTCAGGCTGGTCCGCAACGGTGTTTCCATCCGCTTTTTCTTGAATCTTCGCCGATTTCTGCGATTCAAGTTGAGGAGGATTTGGATCGAAATTAGGAATGACACGCGAAGCGGCATCGTAAGTAATCTCAATATTTGTAGAGCTCAGGAATCGATAGCTAAGTGTTTCTGGATCAAGTTCGTATACGAGCGTGTTGGTGTTTCCAGCGCCCACATACATTTTCCCGTTCGGCAGGAAGCTAAGAGCCCGCGGTCCAGGATCGATGGATTGGCCGTCTGCACTTACCATAGGAACAGAACGTATTACTTCTGCCGTTGCCGGATCGATTTGATAGACCTTTACCTGGTCAACAAGATCCAAAAGCCAAATAAACCCGTTTTTGTCATAAAGAATGTCGCCACCGTTGCTACTTGTCAAGCCCGTAATAACCTTACGATCTTGCTGATTTGTTGTTATATCGTAGTATGCGAGATAATTCTCCCCATTTTCGGTGTAAATATAATAGTATTTACTATCCGGGCTAATTACGGCGTTTGCTGCTGTTCCGGTCAACGTGGCTACCTGTGTAGTAGCACCCGTTTCTGAAATCTTATACAGCCGATTGATGCCGCCACTTCCGCTAAATGCGTAGAAGGCATTTTCCGTCATGGACATCGCTAATCCATTATTAATGAGGAGTGAGTTGTTAAGTGCTAGGCTTGCCTTTGGGTCTAGCTCGCCCGGATTATTTCCGTCGATCTGGTAGATAGCATTCCCGGATATAATATAAGTATCAGTGTCATTAATCGAAAAGGATGCGGCCTGAGCCTGAGATGGCTGTAAAGGAAATATCCCGCCTAAAGCAACTAAAAATACACAAAACTGGATAAACAAACGCTTGATCAATTTTGTGCTCGTACCAGAATGAATACTGCTCAAACATCTCCCTCCAATCGTTGTTAGTCTTGGCCGTCATTGGACTGTAGTGAGCCTCAAATTTTAATACACTGCTTACCAAATCGAATCGAATCCGTACTATGACTCATGGAATGATCCCAATCAGTTCGGCCAGTATGAGCAAATAGCCGTTAGTTTCCTAGCGTCATCATGTACTCACGGGCTCCTACTATGTATTCTTTATTTGTTCAAATGGCGTTCCCTCCTTGAAGATTCATCTCATCTATAGACAAGGCTTGATGCCTGGACTATCATTATTTAAAATTTGAAATAAAACTAAAAAAAGAAAAACCCGTCCAAATAGCGAACGCTAAACAGACGGGGAATCCGTCGTATTCGGTAACTGGCTGGCAGTAGTACTTGCTTTTTCAGCAAATCCATTAGCCCCTGTAGCTTTGCGTCCCCACTTTTCAATGGGTTTGCCATTATCGTACGAGCATATTATTTAATTGGTAAATTTATCATTTCCTTAAAGTTACAATACAAATAATCCATAAGTTAGGTGCTAATGACTCAATTTTGCGGTAGTTTATCACTATTTGTCGTTTTTTGTGTTTCAGGCTTTTTTACTATAGATCAACAAATTTAGGTAGGACTTGACAAGCCAACAAACTTACTTTCAAAGCACTTAAGCCCATTAAATTATAGCTTAAGCCTATCTTGGTAAACAGGGAACGAGCCGCAATCCCATCCTTCCACAATAACAAACTTTTAATCCATCCACAGTGACCAACAAATCTGCATATAATTTGGGTTCATCTCCACCATGAACCTCTTCGACAAATACCTCGTAGATCACTTCCCTGGCGGTTGGAGCCGCTTGTCCCCGCAATTGCACCTCATACAACACCTCAGGAATAGGCTCAAAACGGTATCCATCCTTATCCAGCGTAAACCCAAGTCCAGCGAGATAGATTGCCATCGCTTGCAGACAGCCTTCAAATTGCAGCATACCCGGCATAACTGGATCGTTATGGAAATGGCACAAGAAAAACCATTCATCGGGCTGAATTTCCTTTTTGGCCTTTAAGTAACCTAACCCCCAAGGTCCCCCTTGCGGATCAAAGCATTCTACTTCATCAATCATGAGCATTTTTCCCGATTGAATACGCGGTGATCTTGTGTGCGTAAATGCCATTTCATATCCATTTCCGAAGCATTCGGCAGTACGCCCTTTGGAAAATAAGCTTACTTGTTCCTTGGTGAAAGAGCGATGTTCGCAAACCACAACAGGAGTATCCCGTCTGGCGTCTGCATTAAAGCGTGCAGCTTCAGCATCCCATTTCACACCACGGGCTCCAAGCAATTCATCTTTAGTGAAGAAACCTACCTGACCTTTTCGCACGGTCAAGCGTTTCTGTCCTGCGGCATAACAGTCAGTGTGGAAAAAGGTCAGCCACATCTCGCCATTATTGACGTGACCATCCACAGTAAGTTCGGATGTAATTGTAGAATCAGGCTTAACAAGCGATTCATGAAACATGAACTTACAGCCTATTAACCGTGTAAGGCGTTCCCCTTTATTATATGAATCGATACCCAACGAGGACATGATCAGTGTAATAGGGTTTACCAGCGATTCAAGCATGAGACCTAATGACATATAACCATCATGTAAAAACCATGAGTCTTTCGAAACATCTGTTTCAAACCATATCTTACCAAGTCCAAGAGTGCCCGGCTCACCTTCCATACCGAGAACCCGATCAGCGAATAACAGCGGGGGTTTGGGCATACGCGTTTGATGAGCATACTTGTCCTGGAATTTGAATCGCTCTCCTAATATATCTGAAATCTTTCCTGACGTTAACACCTCAAGTTCAGGTCGGGAAAATGAAGGCCCCACAGGTCGAAATGGATATGAATGGTTACTTGTTTCTGTTGATTCAACGGTTTTCTTAAAGCTCATATCTGTCCTCCCATCCTTGGCCGACTCGATCTCCAGTAATTATGATGTCAACCGCCGAGAATATGAAATCCTGAGTCAACATGTAAGATCTCTCCGGTGACGCCTCTTGATAGATCGCTAATAAAAAATAATGTTGCATCTCCGACTTCGTCCTGGTCAACACCTCGACGCAAGGGGGACTTATCCTCGATGTCATGCATTTTCTTTTCAACGCCGGAAATAACTTTAGACGAAAAGGTAGGAACAATACCAGCAGATACAGCATTAACACGTATACCGTATTTTCCGACATCATCTGCCAAATAACGCACACTTGCTTCCAAAGCCGCTTTAGCAGCTCCCATCACATTATAGTTTAGGCCAGACAGTATTCGTTCTGAACCCAGGTAAGTTTGCGTAACAATACTTCCGCCTTCAGTCATGAGCTCCTTTGCTGCTCTTGTTACAGCTACAAGCGAATAAGCGCTAATTTCCTGTGCCAGTAAAAAGCCGTCACGAGAAATGTCTGTAAATTCTCCTTCAAGGTCCTCACCCCTGGCGAAAGCAATGGAGTGAACAAGTCCGTGAATCACACCGACTTCATCCTTGATTTTAGTAA
This Paenibacillus sp. JZ16 DNA region includes the following protein-coding sequences:
- the fabI gene encoding enoyl-ACP reductase FabI; protein product: MPGLLKGKNVVVMGIANERSIAWGITKSLHNAGANLIFTNKRERSYKKLVKLLDEHNITPKLIVSCDVASDDSIQEAFTKIKDEVGVIHGLVHSIAFARGEDLEGEFTDISRDGFLLAQEISAYSLVAVTRAAKELMTEGGSIVTQTYLGSERILSGLNYNVMGAAKAALEASVRYLADDVGKYGIRVNAVSAGIVPTFSSKVISGVEKKMHDIEDKSPLRRGVDQDEVGDATLFFISDLSRGVTGEILHVDSGFHILGG